In one window of Calypte anna isolate BGI_N300 chromosome 1, bCalAnn1_v1.p, whole genome shotgun sequence DNA:
- the LOC103530788 gene encoding coagulation factor X: MAMTGHRGTVWLLPVVLLYLQMVQTVLPNACKVNNGDCEQFCKADDEGVVCSCAAGYALGTDYKTCFPVVKFPCGKLQRKHKAGREKVTGTTASQDAHPESEGTATAPSSHPEVTEEADNLPITAPWQAVLVGEKDDWFCGGTILNEYFVLSGASCVKHLRDLRVLVGMVDREKEEPSRALHRVEKIIAHPEFDTQTFDKDIALLKLEEPITFSEDVVPACLPEEHFANDVLMNQTYGIVSGFGIEHSGWMPVKRMKVLQIPYVDRDTCKLALRAPVTENMFCAGYDKDGRDACNGDGGGPHVTKYHGTYFVTGIISWGQDCGRPGKYGVYTYLSKFLPWVRSILTENS, encoded by the exons TCCTACCAAACGCATGCAAGGTCAACAACGGGGACTGTGAGCAGTTCTGCAAAGCTGATGATGAGGGAGTTGTTTgttcctgtgctgctggctaTGCCCTAGGCACTGACTACAAAACCTGCTTTCCTGTAG TCAAGTTCCCATGTGGTAAGCTTCAGAGAAAACATAAAGCTGGTCGAGAGAAAGTCACAGGAACCACAGCAAGTCAAGATGCTCATCCTGAAAGTGAGGGAACAGCCACGGCCCCAAGCAGCCATCCAGAGGTCACCGAGGAGGCTGACAATTTACCCATCACAGCCCCATGGCAG GCTGTTCTGGTAGGAGAGAAAGATGATTGGTTTTGTGGGGGGACAATTCTGAATGAGTATTTTGTACTTTCTGGAGCATCTTGTGTTAAACACCTTAGAGATTTACGGGTTCTTGTGG GGATGGTggacagggaaaaggaagagccAAGTAGAGCACTGCacagagtggaaaaaataattgcacaTCCTGAATTTGATACACAAACTTTTGACAAAGACATAGCCCTTCTCAAATTGGAGGAACCTATCACATTTTCTGAGGATGTTGTCCCAGCATGCCTTCCAGAAGAGCACTTTGCTAATGATGTTCTGATGAATCAAACATATGGAATTGTCAGTGGCTTTGGGATAGAACATTCGGGATGGATGCCTGTCAAAAGAATGAAAGTGCTTCAAATCCCTTATGTGGACAGGGACACTTGCAAGCTCGCCCTTCGTGCTCCAGTCACAGAAAACATGTTCTGTGCTGGTTATGATAAAGATGGAAGAGATGCCTGCAATGGAGATGGAGGAGGCCCCCATGTGACCAAATACCATGGCACTTACTTTGTTACTGGTATCATCAGCTGGGGACAAGACTGTGGAAGGCCAGGGAAATATGGTGTGTACACCTACTTGTCAAAGTTCCTGCCGTGGGTAAGAAGTATTTTGACAGAAAACTCTTAA